The Streptomyces sp. Mut1 genome window below encodes:
- a CDS encoding L,D-transpeptidase family protein produces MVVSAAACGVLLTTLTSCGDSQDTKKRGAGRSAAAEKGKQKEQTTGLKRIPDVGDRLQSQIPAESRQVVAVYGAGKDSADSTVVLYTKSGSTWDKVAGWKAHNGKKGWASNHHEDDKRSPVGVFTLSDAGGVLADPGALLPYTRSASIQAPHYWAKSHWHDFDYVIAIDYNRVKGTPPNDPTRPQGQSKGGSIWLHMDHGSGTSACVSVSKPAMEKLLRTLDPKQHPVVVMGDRASLSA; encoded by the coding sequence GTGGTGGTCTCGGCGGCCGCCTGTGGTGTCCTGCTCACGACCCTGACGTCCTGCGGCGACAGCCAGGACACGAAGAAGCGCGGCGCCGGGCGGTCGGCCGCCGCGGAGAAGGGCAAGCAGAAGGAGCAGACCACCGGCCTGAAGCGCATCCCCGATGTGGGCGACCGGCTCCAGTCGCAGATCCCGGCCGAGTCCCGGCAGGTCGTCGCCGTCTACGGCGCGGGCAAGGACTCCGCCGACTCCACCGTCGTGCTCTACACCAAGTCCGGCTCCACGTGGGACAAGGTCGCCGGCTGGAAGGCGCACAACGGCAAGAAGGGCTGGGCGTCCAACCACCACGAGGACGACAAGCGCAGCCCGGTCGGCGTCTTCACCCTCAGCGACGCGGGCGGTGTGCTGGCCGACCCCGGCGCCCTCCTCCCGTACACGCGGTCGGCGTCCATCCAGGCCCCGCACTACTGGGCGAAGTCCCACTGGCACGACTTCGACTACGTCATCGCCATCGACTACAACCGGGTCAAGGGCACCCCGCCCAACGACCCGACGCGCCCGCAGGGCCAGTCGAAGGGCGGCAGCATCTGGCTGCACATGGACCACGGCAGCGGGACTTCGGCGTGTGTGAGTGTGTCGAAGCCGGCCATGGAGAAGCTGCTGCGCAC
- a CDS encoding ABC transporter transmembrane domain-containing protein, with protein MHIRDLPYLDPGDPDVRSGPRFLYWLGRNQIRGQLKSLLWGLLHQCSIAGYPLGVGLAVQAVIDRSGGRLALAGGLTALLGVLTSVSDTMLHRSAVTNWITAAARVQQLLSRKTAELGSALTRRVAAGEVVAVSTGDVEKIGWFVESLSRFLAAATVLVVISVGLLLYLPSLGILVAIAMPFLALSVLPLLPRATRRADVQREKAGKATELASDTVAGLRVLRGIGGEDLFLDRYRRASQEVRKAAVHNARMWSLISAVQVLLPGVLLLVLVVYGASLARDGKVEVGQLVTVYSAATLTLFPLRHFEEIAMAYSFSRPSAQRAVRVLSLSRTARAATADTVPTGDLYDPVTGLLAPQGLFTAVVCGDPDEAGRLAERLGGHAQPEEREEAGEESAASGPPSVLLGGVPLDELDLDAARTAVLVQDKDPVLLSGTLRELLDVPSSGRVTARAALSAAQCDDVLAALAQASPGSDVEPLDTRITERGRSLSGGQRQRLALARSLITDPDALVLDEPTSAVDSHTEARVAAGVKALRTDRTTVAFSSSPLLLDLADRVALVHGGSVVAAGTHRELLLSEKRYRDVVTRDTGEEPAAAAGRDEEIGTSEEIEERA; from the coding sequence ATGCACATTCGCGATCTTCCGTACCTGGATCCCGGCGATCCCGATGTCCGTTCGGGCCCTCGCTTTCTGTACTGGCTGGGCCGCAATCAGATCCGTGGGCAGCTCAAGTCCCTGCTCTGGGGCCTCCTGCACCAGTGCTCCATCGCGGGCTACCCGCTCGGCGTCGGACTGGCCGTCCAGGCGGTCATCGACCGGTCGGGCGGACGGCTCGCGCTGGCCGGCGGCCTGACCGCGCTTCTCGGTGTGCTGACCTCGGTGAGCGACACGATGCTCCACCGCAGCGCCGTCACCAACTGGATCACCGCCGCGGCCCGGGTCCAGCAGCTGCTGTCCCGCAAGACCGCCGAGCTGGGCTCGGCGCTGACCCGCAGGGTCGCCGCGGGCGAGGTGGTGGCGGTCTCCACCGGTGACGTGGAGAAGATCGGGTGGTTCGTCGAGTCCCTCTCCCGCTTCCTGGCCGCCGCGACGGTGCTGGTCGTCATCAGCGTCGGACTCCTCCTCTACCTGCCCTCCCTGGGCATTCTCGTGGCGATCGCCATGCCCTTCCTGGCCCTGTCCGTGCTGCCGTTGCTGCCCCGCGCCACCCGCCGTGCCGACGTCCAGCGCGAAAAGGCGGGCAAGGCCACCGAGCTGGCCTCGGACACCGTGGCCGGGCTGCGCGTGCTGCGGGGCATCGGCGGCGAGGACCTGTTCCTGGACCGCTACCGGCGCGCTTCCCAGGAAGTCCGCAAGGCCGCGGTGCACAACGCCCGGATGTGGTCGCTCATCTCCGCGGTCCAGGTCCTGCTGCCGGGCGTGCTGCTGCTCGTCCTGGTCGTCTACGGGGCCTCGCTGGCGAGGGACGGGAAGGTCGAGGTCGGCCAGCTGGTGACGGTGTACAGCGCGGCGACCCTGACCCTGTTCCCGCTGCGTCACTTCGAGGAGATCGCCATGGCGTATTCCTTCTCCCGGCCCTCGGCGCAGCGGGCGGTGCGGGTGCTGTCGCTGAGCCGGACCGCTCGTGCGGCCACGGCCGACACCGTCCCGACGGGCGACCTGTACGACCCGGTCACCGGGCTGCTCGCGCCCCAGGGGCTGTTCACCGCCGTGGTCTGCGGCGATCCCGACGAGGCGGGCAGGCTGGCGGAACGGCTCGGCGGGCATGCCCAGCCCGAGGAGCGGGAAGAGGCGGGCGAGGAATCGGCCGCCTCCGGGCCGCCGTCCGTCCTGCTGGGCGGCGTACCCCTGGACGAGCTGGATCTGGACGCGGCGCGGACCGCCGTCCTGGTCCAGGACAAGGATCCGGTGCTGCTCTCGGGCACCCTGCGTGAGCTGCTCGACGTGCCGTCGTCCGGCAGGGTCACGGCTCGGGCCGCCCTGTCGGCCGCCCAGTGCGACGACGTACTGGCCGCCCTGGCGCAGGCGTCCCCCGGCTCGGACGTCGAGCCGCTGGACACCCGGATCACCGAACGCGGCCGGTCGCTCTCCGGCGGACAGCGTCAGCGGCTCGCGCTGGCCCGGTCGTTGATCACCGACCCGGACGCCCTCGTCCTCGACGAACCCACGTCCGCCGTCGACTCGCACACCGAGGCGCGGGTCGCCGCGGGCGTGAAGGCGCTGCGCACGGACCGTACGACCGTCGCCTTCTCCTCGTCGCCGCTGCTGCTGGACCTGGCGGACCGGGTGGCGCTGGTCCACGGGGGCTCGGTGGTGGCCGCCGGTACACACCGTGAGCTGCTGCTCTCCGAGAAGCGGTACCGGGACGTCGTCACACGCGATACCGGCGAGGAGCCGGCGGCCGCGGCGGGCCGCGACGAAGAGATCGGCACGAGCGAGGAAATCGAGGAGCGGGCATGA
- a CDS encoding ABC transporter ATP-binding protein codes for MIGMAPPAHDPAAPESATTLPVGSPATVRAYVRGLIRRHRRPFIVVTLLNTLAVTASIVGPYLLGGLVEDLSEGATDLRLERTAAVFAVALVVQTVATRMMRLRSAMLGEEMLADLREDFLVRSVRLPPGVLERAGTGDLLSRITTDIDRLANAMREAVPQLTIGVVWAGLLIAALTITAPPLALAVLVAVPALLIGCRWYFRRAPSAYRSEAAGYAAVAAVLAETVDAGRTVEAHRLGARRIALSDRRVKEWTAWERYTMFLRSVLFPVINATYATILGAVLLLGGWFVIEGYLTVGQVTTGALLAQMMVDPIGLILRWYDELQVAQVSLARLVGVREIEPDAGDASVAPDGRDVRADEVRFGYVDGVDVLHRVSLDVAPGTRLALVGPSGAGKSTLGRLLAGIYAPRTGEITLGGAQLARMATERVRSHVALVNQEHHVFVGSLRDNLLLARTNAEDAELWASLAAVDADGWARALEAGLDAEVGSGGLVITPAQAQQIALARLVLADPHTLVLDEATSLLDPRAARHLERSLARVLDGRTVIAIAHRLHTAHDADMIAVVEEGRISELGSHDELVAADGAYAALWRSWHG; via the coding sequence ATGATCGGCATGGCCCCACCGGCCCACGACCCGGCGGCCCCGGAGTCGGCCACGACCCTGCCGGTCGGCAGCCCCGCGACGGTACGCGCCTATGTGCGGGGGCTGATCCGCCGCCACCGGCGCCCGTTCATCGTGGTGACCCTGCTCAACACGCTCGCGGTGACCGCCTCGATCGTCGGTCCGTACCTGCTGGGCGGTCTCGTCGAGGATCTGTCCGAGGGCGCCACCGACCTGCGTCTGGAGCGCACGGCTGCCGTCTTCGCGGTCGCGCTGGTCGTGCAGACGGTGGCCACCCGCATGATGCGGCTGCGCAGCGCGATGCTGGGTGAGGAGATGCTCGCCGATCTGCGCGAGGACTTCCTCGTGCGCTCGGTGCGGCTGCCCCCGGGTGTGCTGGAGCGGGCCGGCACGGGTGACCTGCTGTCCCGGATCACGACGGACATCGACCGGCTGGCCAACGCGATGCGCGAGGCGGTGCCGCAGCTGACCATCGGCGTGGTGTGGGCGGGGCTGCTCATCGCCGCCCTCACCATCACCGCTCCCCCGCTGGCGCTGGCGGTGCTCGTGGCGGTGCCGGCGCTGCTGATCGGCTGCCGCTGGTACTTCCGCCGGGCGCCCTCGGCGTACCGCTCGGAGGCCGCCGGTTACGCGGCGGTCGCGGCTGTGCTCGCGGAGACGGTGGACGCGGGGCGGACCGTGGAGGCGCACCGGCTGGGCGCGCGCCGGATCGCCCTGTCGGACCGGCGCGTGAAGGAGTGGACCGCCTGGGAGCGCTACACGATGTTCCTGCGCTCCGTGCTCTTTCCCGTCATCAACGCCACGTACGCGACGATTCTGGGCGCGGTCCTGCTGCTGGGCGGCTGGTTCGTCATCGAGGGCTATCTGACCGTCGGCCAGGTCACGACCGGTGCGCTGCTCGCCCAGATGATGGTGGACCCGATCGGTCTGATCCTGCGCTGGTACGACGAGTTGCAGGTCGCCCAGGTGTCGCTGGCGCGTCTGGTGGGTGTCCGGGAGATCGAGCCGGACGCGGGCGATGCCTCGGTGGCCCCGGACGGCCGGGACGTGCGCGCCGACGAGGTGCGGTTCGGGTACGTGGACGGGGTCGATGTGCTGCACCGGGTGTCGCTGGACGTCGCGCCGGGTACGCGGCTGGCGCTGGTCGGCCCGTCGGGTGCGGGCAAGTCGACGCTGGGGCGGCTGCTGGCGGGGATCTACGCCCCGCGGACCGGTGAGATCACGCTCGGGGGCGCGCAGTTGGCGCGGATGGCGACGGAGCGGGTCCGTTCGCATGTGGCGCTGGTCAACCAGGAGCACCATGTGTTCGTCGGTTCGCTGCGGGACAACCTGCTGCTGGCCCGTACGAACGCCGAGGACGCGGAGCTGTGGGCGTCGCTCGCGGCGGTGGACGCGGACGGCTGGGCGAGGGCCCTGGAGGCGGGGCTCGACGCCGAGGTCGGCTCGGGCGGTCTGGTGATCACACCGGCACAGGCGCAGCAGATCGCGCTGGCCCGGCTGGTCCTGGCCGACCCGCACACGCTGGTCCTGGACGAGGCGACCTCGCTGCTCGATCCGCGCGCGGCCCGGCATCTGGAACGCTCGCTGGCCCGGGTGCTGGACGGGCGTACGGTCATCGCGATCGCGCACCGGCTGCACACCGCGCACGACGCGGACATGATCGCCGTGGTCGAGGAGGGCCGGATCAGCGAGCTGGGCAGTCATGACGAGCTGGTGGCGGCGGACGGCGCGTACGCGGCGCTGTGGCGGTCCTGGCACGGCTGA
- a CDS encoding metal-dependent hydrolase, which yields MMGPAHSLSGAAAWLGVGAAAAAAGHPMPWPVLVVGALISAGAALAPDLDHKSATISRAFGPVSRTLCEIVDKLSHAVYKATRMRGDSTRNGGHRTLTHTWAWAVLIGAGASGAAFTGGRWAVLGILFVHLVLAVEGLLWRAARVSSDVLVWLLGATSAWILAGILDQPGNGSDWLFTDPGQEYLWLGLPIVLGALIHDIGDALTVSGCPILWPIPVGRKRWYPIGPPKAMRFKAGSWVEIKVLMPVFMVLGGVGAAFAMNVI from the coding sequence ATGATGGGACCGGCACACTCACTGTCCGGGGCAGCGGCCTGGCTGGGGGTGGGTGCCGCCGCGGCTGCCGCCGGCCACCCCATGCCGTGGCCCGTCCTCGTCGTCGGCGCGCTGATCAGCGCGGGCGCGGCGCTCGCCCCCGACCTCGACCACAAGTCGGCGACCATCTCGCGTGCCTTCGGGCCGGTCTCACGCACCCTGTGCGAGATCGTCGACAAGCTCTCGCACGCCGTCTACAAGGCCACCCGGATGCGGGGCGACTCCACGCGCAACGGCGGCCACCGTACCCTGACCCACACCTGGGCGTGGGCGGTCCTGATCGGCGCCGGCGCCTCCGGCGCGGCGTTCACCGGCGGCCGCTGGGCCGTGCTGGGCATCCTCTTCGTCCACCTGGTCCTCGCCGTCGAAGGCCTGCTGTGGCGGGCCGCCCGGGTCTCCAGCGACGTCCTGGTCTGGCTGCTGGGGGCGACCAGCGCGTGGATCCTCGCCGGCATCCTCGACCAGCCGGGCAACGGCTCCGACTGGCTCTTCACCGACCCCGGGCAGGAATACCTCTGGCTCGGGCTGCCCATCGTGCTCGGCGCCCTCATCCACGACATCGGTGACGCGCTGACCGTGTCCGGCTGCCCGATCCTGTGGCCGATCCCGGTCGGCCGCAAGCGCTGGTACCCCATCGGCCCGCCGAAGGCCATGCGTTTCAAGGCCGGCAGCTGGGTGGAGATCAAGGTGTTGATGCCGGTGTTCATGGTGCTCGGGGGAGTGGGCGCGGCGTTCGCGATGAACGTCATCTGA
- a CDS encoding DEAD/DEAH box helicase — protein MTLIDQLPPTDDPDALFEAFSSWTETQGITLYPAQEEALIEVVSGANVILSTPTGSGKSLVAAGAHFTALAQDKVTFYTAPIKALVSEKFFDLCKLFGTENVGMLTGDASVNADAPVICCTAEVLASIALRDGKYADIGQVVMDEFHFYAEGDRGWAWQIPILELPQAQFILMSATLGDVRMFEEDLTRRTGRPTSVVRSATRPVPLSYEYRLTPITETLTELLETRQSPVYIVHFTQAAAVERAQSLMSINMCTKEEKEKIADLIGNFRFTTKFGQNLSRYVRHGIGVHHAGMLPKYRRLVEKLAQAGLLKVICGTDTLGVGVNVPIRTVLFTALTKYDGTRVRTLRAREFHQIAGRAGRAGFDTAGFVVAQAPEHVIENEKAVKKAGDDPKKKRKVVRKKAPEGFVAWSETTFDKLIQSDPEPLTSRFRVTHTMLLSVIARPGNAFEAMRHLLEDNHEPRRAQLRHIRRAIAIYRSLLDGGVVEQLDQPDAEGRIVRLTVDLQQDFALNQPLSTFALAAFELLDPDSPSYALDMVSVVESTLDDPRQILAAQQNKARGEAVGQMKADGIEYEERMELLQEVTYPKPLSELLWHAYDVYRRSHPWVGDHPVSPKSVIRDMYERAMTFTEFTSNYELARTEGIVLRYLASAYKALEHTIPDDIKSEDLEDLIAWLGEMVRQVDSSLLDEWEQLANPEVETAEQAQERADEVKPVTANARAFRVLVRNAMFRRVELAALDRVRDLGELDKDAGWDEDAWGEAMDAYWDEYEELGTGPDARGPKLLKIDEDAEHGLWRVRQTFADPNGDHDWGISAEVDLAASDEEGRAVVRVTSVGQL, from the coding sequence GTGACCCTTATTGATCAGCTGCCCCCGACCGACGATCCCGACGCCCTCTTCGAGGCCTTCTCGTCCTGGACCGAGACGCAGGGGATCACCCTCTACCCCGCTCAGGAGGAGGCGCTGATCGAGGTGGTCTCCGGGGCCAACGTGATCCTTTCCACGCCCACCGGGTCCGGGAAGAGCCTGGTCGCGGCGGGTGCGCACTTCACCGCCCTGGCCCAGGACAAGGTCACCTTCTACACCGCCCCGATCAAGGCGCTGGTCTCGGAGAAGTTCTTCGACCTGTGCAAGCTGTTCGGCACGGAGAACGTCGGCATGCTCACCGGGGACGCCTCGGTCAACGCCGACGCCCCGGTGATCTGCTGCACCGCCGAGGTGCTGGCCTCCATCGCGCTGCGTGACGGGAAGTACGCGGACATCGGCCAGGTCGTGATGGACGAGTTCCACTTCTACGCGGAGGGGGACCGGGGCTGGGCCTGGCAGATCCCGATCCTGGAGCTGCCGCAGGCGCAGTTCATCCTGATGTCGGCGACGCTCGGCGACGTGCGGATGTTCGAGGAGGACCTGACGCGGCGTACCGGCCGCCCCACCTCCGTGGTCCGCTCGGCGACCCGTCCGGTGCCGCTGAGCTACGAGTACCGGCTGACGCCGATCACCGAGACGCTGACCGAGCTCCTGGAGACCAGGCAGTCGCCGGTGTACATCGTGCACTTCACCCAGGCCGCCGCGGTGGAGCGGGCGCAGTCGCTGATGAGCATCAACATGTGCACCAAGGAGGAGAAGGAGAAGATCGCCGATCTGATCGGCAACTTCCGCTTCACCACCAAGTTCGGCCAGAACCTCTCGCGTTATGTGCGGCACGGCATCGGTGTGCACCACGCCGGCATGCTCCCGAAGTACCGTCGGCTGGTGGAGAAGCTGGCGCAGGCCGGTCTGCTGAAGGTGATCTGCGGTACGGACACGCTCGGCGTCGGTGTCAACGTGCCCATCCGCACCGTGCTGTTCACCGCCCTCACCAAGTACGACGGCACCCGTGTGCGGACGCTGCGGGCCCGTGAGTTCCATCAGATCGCCGGCCGGGCCGGGCGGGCGGGTTTCGACACGGCGGGCTTCGTCGTAGCCCAGGCGCCCGAGCACGTCATCGAGAACGAGAAGGCGGTCAAGAAGGCCGGCGACGACCCGAAGAAGAAGCGCAAGGTCGTCCGCAAGAAGGCTCCCGAGGGCTTCGTGGCCTGGTCGGAGACCACCTTCGACAAGCTGATCCAGTCCGATCCGGAGCCGCTGACCTCCCGTTTCCGGGTCACGCACACGATGCTGCTGTCCGTGATCGCCCGGCCGGGCAACGCCTTCGAGGCCATGCGGCATCTGCTGGAGGACAACCACGAGCCGCGCCGGGCGCAGCTGCGCCATATCCGCCGGGCCATCGCGATCTACCGTTCGCTGCTGGACGGTGGCGTGGTGGAGCAGCTGGACCAGCCGGACGCGGAGGGCCGTATCGTGCGGCTGACCGTCGACCTCCAGCAGGACTTCGCGCTGAACCAGCCGCTGTCCACGTTCGCGCTCGCCGCGTTCGAGCTGCTGGACCCGGACTCGCCGTCGTACGCGCTGGACATGGTCTCGGTCGTGGAATCGACGCTGGACGACCCGCGCCAGATCCTGGCCGCACAGCAGAACAAGGCGCGCGGCGAGGCGGTCGGGCAGATGAAGGCCGACGGGATCGAGTACGAGGAGCGGATGGAGCTGCTCCAGGAGGTGACGTACCCGAAGCCGCTGAGCGAGCTGCTGTGGCACGCGTACGACGTCTACCGGCGCAGCCACCCGTGGGTGGGCGACCATCCGGTGTCGCCGAAGTCGGTGATCCGTGACATGTACGAACGGGCCATGACGTTCACGGAGTTCACCTCCAACTACGAGCTGGCGCGCACCGAGGGGATCGTGCTGCGCTATCTGGCGAGCGCGTACAAGGCGCTGGAGCACACCATCCCGGACGACATCAAGTCCGAGGACCTGGAGGATCTGATCGCCTGGCTCGGGGAGATGGTCCGTCAGGTGGACTCCAGTCTTCTCGACGAGTGGGAGCAGCTGGCCAACCCCGAGGTGGAGACGGCCGAGCAGGCGCAGGAGCGGGCCGACGAGGTCAAGCCGGTCACGGCGAACGCCCGCGCCTTCCGGGTCCTGGTGCGCAACGCGATGTTCCGCCGGGTCGAGCTGGCCGCGCTGGACCGGGTGCGTGACCTCGGCGAGCTGGACAAGGACGCGGGCTGGGACGAGGACGCGTGGGGCGAGGCGATGGACGCGTACTGGGACGAGTACGAGGAGCTGGGCACCGGTCCCGACGCGCGCGGGCCGAAGCTGCTGAAGATCGACGAGGACGCCGAGCACGGTCTGTGGCGGGTCCGTCAGACGTTCGCCGACCCGAATGGCGACCACGACTGGGGCATCAGCGCCGAGGTCGACCTCGCGGCGTCGGACGAAGAGGGCCGGGCGGTCGTGCGGGTCACCTCCGTGGGCCAGCTGTGA
- a CDS encoding acyl-CoA thioesterase: MTNPAESLVDLLDLERIEVNIFRGRSPDESLQRVFGGQVAGQALVAAGRTTDGDRPVHSLHAYFLRPGRPGVPIVYDVERVRDGRSFTTRRVTAVQQGRTIFNLTASFHRPEEAGFEHQLPPARVVPGPEELPTVAEEVREHLGGLPEALERMARRQPFDIRYVDRLRWTREEVKDADPRSAVWMRAVGPLGDDPLVHTCALTYASDMTLLDAVRIPVEPLWGPRGFDMASLDHAMWFHRPFRADEWFLYDQESPIATGGRGLARGRIYDRAGDLLVSVVQEGLFRRLGGASSV; the protein is encoded by the coding sequence ATGACGAACCCCGCCGAGAGCCTGGTCGATCTGCTCGACCTGGAGCGGATCGAGGTGAACATCTTCCGCGGCCGCAGCCCCGACGAGTCCCTGCAACGGGTCTTCGGCGGGCAGGTGGCGGGGCAGGCGCTGGTGGCCGCCGGCCGCACCACGGACGGGGACCGGCCGGTGCACTCGCTGCACGCCTATTTCCTGCGTCCGGGCCGTCCGGGCGTGCCGATCGTCTACGACGTCGAGCGGGTCAGGGACGGCAGGTCGTTCACCACCCGCCGCGTGACGGCCGTGCAGCAGGGCCGGACGATCTTCAACCTGACGGCGTCGTTCCACCGTCCCGAGGAGGCGGGCTTCGAGCACCAGCTGCCGCCGGCCCGCGTCGTGCCCGGTCCCGAGGAGCTGCCGACGGTCGCCGAAGAGGTGCGCGAGCACCTGGGCGGTCTGCCGGAGGCCCTGGAGCGGATGGCGCGGCGTCAGCCGTTCGACATCCGCTACGTCGACCGGCTGCGCTGGACGCGGGAGGAGGTCAAGGACGCCGACCCGCGCAGCGCTGTGTGGATGCGCGCGGTGGGTCCGCTGGGCGACGACCCGCTGGTGCACACGTGTGCGCTGACGTACGCGAGTGACATGACGCTGCTGGACGCGGTCCGCATCCCGGTGGAGCCGTTGTGGGGGCCGCGTGGCTTCGACATGGCGAGCCTGGACCATGCCATGTGGTTCCACAGGCCGTTCCGGGCGGACGAGTGGTTCCTGTACGACCAGGAGTCGCCGATCGCCACGGGTGGGCGGGGGCTGGCGCGCGGCCGGATCTACGACCGTGCGGGCGATCTGCTGGTGTCGGTGGTGCAGGAGGGGCTGTTCCGGCGGCTGGGCGGCGCCTCGTCCGTGTAG
- a CDS encoding DUF6011 domain-containing protein, whose amino-acid sequence MESPEAVPAAEPLPGTAAATGPRTVRCRLCGRPLTGTASRRTGLGPSCDAKLHPAPPAIRHRRHEVEQDVLPGT is encoded by the coding sequence GTGGAGTCACCCGAAGCCGTCCCCGCGGCCGAGCCGCTGCCCGGCACCGCCGCGGCCACCGGCCCCCGCACCGTGCGCTGCCGCCTCTGCGGACGGCCGCTCACCGGCACAGCGTCCCGCCGCACCGGCCTCGGCCCCTCCTGCGACGCCAAACTGCACCCCGCGCCGCCCGCCATCCGCCACCGGCGGCACGAGGTCGAGCAGGACGTGCTGCCCGGCACCTGA
- a CDS encoding DUF7144 family membrane protein has product MAGTGSAARTTRGTSGSHHPFRAGWTAFAAVLMIFGGAMAVLQGISAIAKDDVFVATRDYVFQFNLAGWGWIHLILGIVIVLAGFALFTGALWARVVGVVLAGLGALANFAWLPHYPLWSIVLIAIDVFIIWALCSDSDRRERA; this is encoded by the coding sequence ATGGCCGGCACCGGCAGTGCGGCACGGACGACCCGCGGCACCAGCGGCTCACACCATCCGTTCAGAGCGGGCTGGACGGCGTTCGCGGCGGTCCTGATGATCTTCGGCGGGGCCATGGCGGTCCTCCAGGGAATCTCCGCCATCGCCAAGGACGACGTGTTCGTCGCCACGCGCGACTACGTCTTCCAGTTCAATCTGGCGGGCTGGGGCTGGATCCACCTCATCCTCGGCATCGTCATCGTGCTCGCGGGCTTCGCCCTGTTCACCGGGGCCCTGTGGGCGCGGGTCGTGGGCGTCGTGCTCGCCGGACTCGGCGCACTCGCCAACTTCGCCTGGCTGCCGCACTACCCGCTGTGGTCCATCGTGCTCATCGCCATCGACGTCTTCATCATCTGGGCGCTGTGCTCGGACTCCGACCGCCGCGAAAGGGCCTGA
- a CDS encoding GNAT family N-acetyltransferase, which translates to MTEIVQVSGPELVTYADELAALLVETVGGGSSVGFLAPLDRGAAADWWRERAAAVDAGRLQVWLARDGERIAGTVGLVRAPLPNARHRAEVTKLMVRPSARGRGLGRELLDAVERAAGEDGITLLVLDTESGGLAEGLYRSAGWTECGSVPDYAADPGGVLKPTTFYYKAAGFVPREPRA; encoded by the coding sequence ATGACCGAGATCGTCCAGGTGTCCGGACCCGAGCTGGTCACGTACGCCGATGAGCTGGCCGCTCTGCTGGTGGAGACCGTCGGCGGCGGTTCGTCGGTGGGTTTCCTCGCGCCCCTGGACCGGGGTGCCGCCGCGGACTGGTGGCGGGAGCGGGCCGCCGCCGTGGACGCGGGTCGGCTGCAGGTGTGGCTGGCCCGGGACGGGGAACGCATCGCCGGGACGGTCGGCCTGGTCAGGGCGCCCCTGCCCAATGCCCGCCACCGCGCGGAGGTGACCAAGCTGATGGTCCGCCCGTCCGCCCGCGGCCGCGGTCTCGGCCGGGAGCTGCTGGACGCGGTCGAGCGCGCGGCCGGTGAGGACGGCATCACGCTGCTGGTCCTGGACACGGAGAGCGGGGGCCTGGCGGAAGGGCTGTACCGGTCGGCCGGCTGGACGGAGTGCGGGTCCGTCCCGGACTACGCGGCGGACCCGGGCGGGGTCCTGAAGCCGACGACCTTCTACTACAAGGCGGCCGGCTTCGTACCCCGGGAGCCCCGGGCGTAA
- a CDS encoding glutathione peroxidase, producing the protein MTLYDIPLRTLSGEPTTLGAYSGRAVLLVNVASQCGLTPQYAGLERLQKEYGDRGLTVLGVPCNQFAGQEPGSAEEIRTFCSTTYGVTFPLLEKTDVNGAGRHPLYAELTRLADADGEAGDVQWNFEKFLISPAGEPVARVRPRTEPEAPELVAAIEAQLPA; encoded by the coding sequence ATGACGCTGTACGACATCCCGCTCCGCACCCTCAGCGGCGAGCCGACCACCCTGGGCGCCTACAGCGGCCGGGCGGTGCTGCTGGTGAACGTCGCATCGCAGTGCGGTCTGACCCCGCAGTACGCCGGGCTGGAGCGCCTCCAGAAGGAGTACGGGGACCGCGGTCTGACCGTGCTCGGCGTGCCGTGCAACCAGTTCGCCGGCCAGGAGCCGGGGAGCGCGGAGGAGATCCGGACGTTCTGCTCGACGACGTACGGGGTGACCTTCCCGCTGCTGGAGAAGACCGACGTCAACGGTGCCGGCCGGCACCCGCTGTACGCGGAGCTGACGCGGCTCGCGGACGCGGACGGCGAGGCCGGGGACGTCCAGTGGAATTTCGAGAAGTTCCTGATCTCGCCGGCCGGTGAGCCGGTGGCCCGTGTCCGTCCGCGTACGGAGCCGGAGGCCCCGGAGCTGGTGGCCGCGATCGAGGCGCAGCTCCCGGCTTGA